The genome window AAGAGTATTTGAAAGGGATATTTTTGGGGCGGCCATGATGTACTTCACTGGGTCAAGGGAAATGAATATAGAACTTAGAAAAATAGCCATCTCTCAAAATATGAAACTCAGTGAATGGGGACTTTTTAAAGGAGACGAAATAATCGCTGGTAAAACTGAAGAAGATGTTTTTCAATCATTGGGCCTACAATATATTCCTCCGGAGATGAGGGAGAATAGAGGAGAAATAGAAGCTGCTCGCGGGGGAAAAATACCTGAATTAATTGGATATTATGCTATTAAAGGAGATTTACAGGTTCATACTACTTGGAGTGATGGAAAAAATACTATTAAAGAAATGGTTCACCAGGCCCAGAAACTGGGATACGAATACCTGGCCATTACTGATCACCTAGGAACCCTTAGAACTGCCGAGGGAATGAATGAATCAGATATTCTAAAACAGATTCAAGAAATTGATTCTATTAACGATGAAATGAAAGATTTCACTCTATTAAAAGGCCTGGAAGCAGATATTGACTCTGAGGGAAATTTGAATATTAGTGAAACTATTTTGGATAAGGTTGATGTGGTGGTGGCCAGTGTTCACTCTGATTTAAGGCAGGATTTCTTTGAAATGACGAATAGAATGATCAAAGCTATGGAAAATCCTTATGTGAATATTATTTCCCATCCTACCGGCCGAAAAATTCAAGAACACCGAGAATACGACTTAAATCTGGATAAAATCATGGAAAATGCCAGTGATACAGGAACTATTCTGGAGATTAATTCTCATCCTAACCGTCTGGATTTAAGAGATATTTACATAAAAAAAGCCATAGATATGGGATGTAAATTAGTTATTAATTCCGATGCTCACTCTTTAAGTGAAATGAAAAATATGCAACTGGGAATAGCCACTGCTCGGAGAGGATGGGCCAGAAAAGAGGATATGGTAAACACCTTTGATTTAAAGAAACTTACTAAAATTTTAGGTAATTAATGGGTTCAATTTCATTTTTTATTTATTATATTAAAACTATTTTTTCATTATTCTACCTCTTAATGCGGGTAAAGAGGTATGTAAAACAATTAAAATTACTAAAGGAACAAAGAACCAGACATGTAAATTAAAGGACAGGCTTTTATTAAGCAGGCCCAGGGTTATAAATTCCATGCTACGGTGATAATTGATTCCCAGGCCACTAATGATTACTATTATTATTACCGCATAAAGAAGGTAAGCCGTATATTTTTTTAATTTTTTGTAATCTTGTTTGTTTAGTGGGGCCATATAACCATCTTTTATCAAATTTATAAAACCTTAAACTCATAATTTAAGCAGAAAAACTTTCATTTAAATTACCAGTATTAGAATAACCTCTACTTTCCCAGTATCCAGTGTAGTTAGTGTTATTGGAAATTTCTATTTTAGTGATCCACTTAACCCACTTATAACCCCATTTACTCTCGGCCACTAATTGGAAGGGGAATCCTCGCTCAGGGGGGATGGTCACATTATTCATTTTATAAGCCATTAAAATATGGTTGTTATTCAGATAATCCAGGGGAAAAGAAGTGGAATAACCATCTGCTGCATAAAATATAACTGTTTTACCATCAGGTGTTGGTTTGGTTTCATTTATGAGTTCGCTAACCAGAATACCTCTCCATAATATGGTAACGGACCAGCCCTCCACACAGTTAAGTGTAACTACTTTTTGATAGTTTTTATGGCTAATAACTTCTTTGTAAGTATAATTTTTCGGGTTTTGAACTCTTCCAGTTATTTGCAGAGTATAATTATCAATATTCACCTTTTGAGGGCCTTTAATAGAATTTTCACGAAAATCATTGATAGCAGAGAGCTTTTGGCCCTTATAGTCTTTGACCTGGACTGAATCCAGGGTGCTGACTTCTGGATTTAAAAAAGCATTTAAGGTGAAGAATGATATTAATCCAATTAATAATAAAATAGAGATTACAGCTGGTTTATACATAAAATCCTCGCATAATTTTAAATATATTTAAATTAATTTTTATGTAGTTATGAATAATTATTTAGCTCTTACTAAATTTAGATTTTTCGATTTTTGTCTTAATTAAGCAATATTTTTAATTAATTTCTGATTTTTAATGAAATTTATAATGAAAATATAATGGAGTAATTATTATATTATATTATTTCAGAATCTTAACTTAGAATCTAAACACAAATTAAATAAGAATGTGAACCAATATAATAAATATCAGACTTTATTAATTGATTGGGAGTTGATTTCATGGTTACCAGTGAAGAAATTAGAAGAAAATTGGAAGAGAAAAAAAGAGCTAAAATGGAAGGTTCTACCCCTACCAGATCACCTGGCCAAGCTCCGACTCCTAAGTCGGCTGGTTCACCACCTAAATCTCCGGGTTCTGGTCTGCCACGACCAAAAGCACCTCCAGTGAGAAAAGTTGAAGTCCCAGAACCTGTAGCAGAACCGATGGTGGATGCTCCTGAAGTAGAAGCAGAAGAGCCTTCTACGGTAGAAGAAGTAGTAAAACACTGCCCTAATTGTGATGTGGATTATTCCAATGACACTAATTTCTGCCCAGATTGTGGATCTAAATTAGAAGATGTGGTAGAAGAAGTAGTGGAAGATATTCCTGAGGAAGAAGTGATAGAAGAAGTCCCTCCAGAGGAGACCCCGGAAGAACCAGAAATGGTAGTAGTACGGCCCGAAGACATTCCTTTAAATACAGCCACTTTTGCTGATGACATTGTAGTAGTAACCTCTAATTTTGTTCCTGGATTTAAGGCCGTAGAAACCTTAGGGTTTGTATATGGTCTAACTGTAAGAAGTCGAGGTGTCGGTGGCCAAATAGGAGCTGGAATTAGATCCATGTTTGGTGGGGAAATAAAAGAATATGTTCAAATGATGGAACAAA of Methanobacteriales archaeon HGW-Methanobacteriales-1 contains these proteins:
- a CDS encoding DNA polymerase/3'-5' exonuclease PolX, producing MKNEKVAHILDRIADFMEMNDDVFRMKAYRKAAHTVETLSDDIVVMTEENRLQELPGVGKAIASKIKEIVETGSLEYFENLKKEYPVDFDAMIEVEGLGPKTIKLLYDERGVENLDDLERHAKRHHVRRVKGMGDKKEKKILENIELARKNSGRKLLGHIMPLAEAIKHQIEVLKVVESVEIAGSIRRRKESVGDIDLLVISENSQEVMDYFVSLPIVDEIVAKGPLKSTVVLKEGLDCDLRVFERDIFGAAMMYFTGSREMNIELRKIAISQNMKLSEWGLFKGDEIIAGKTEEDVFQSLGLQYIPPEMRENRGEIEAARGGKIPELIGYYAIKGDLQVHTTWSDGKNTIKEMVHQAQKLGYEYLAITDHLGTLRTAEGMNESDILKQIQEIDSINDEMKDFTLLKGLEADIDSEGNLNISETILDKVDVVVASVHSDLRQDFFEMTNRMIKAMENPYVNIISHPTGRKIQEHREYDLNLDKIMENASDTGTILEINSHPNRLDLRDIYIKKAIDMGCKLVINSDAHSLSEMKNMQLGIATARRGWARKEDMVNTFDLKKLTKILGN
- a CDS encoding oxidoreductase; its protein translation is MYKPAVISILLLIGLISFFTLNAFLNPEVSTLDSVQVKDYKGQKLSAINDFRENSIKGPQKVNIDNYTLQITGRVQNPKNYTYKEVISHKNYQKVVTLNCVEGWSVTILWRGILVSELINETKPTPDGKTVIFYAADGYSTSFPLDYLNNNHILMAYKMNNVTIPPERGFPFQLVAESKWGYKWVKWITKIEISNNTNYTGYWESRGYSNTGNLNESFSA